ACGGTGCAACCCGCGCGCGGGCTCTCGCCGGCGGACGGGGCGGCGACGCTGACCGCGTTCACCGCCGCCACGGTGGCGGACGCGCTGCGACTGTTGCCGGAGGCGCCGGCGCGGTTGCTGGTCGCGGGGGGCGGGCGGCTGAACCCGACGCTGATGGCGATGATCGCGACGTGGACCGGGGTGAGGCCGGAGCCGGTCGATACGCTGGGGTGGAACGGCGACGCGCTGGAGGCGGAGGGGTTCGCCTATATGGCGGTGCGGACGCTGGAGGGGCTGCCGATCAGCTTTCCCGGCACGACCGGCGTGCCGGCGGCGCTGTCGGGGGGTGAGGTGTTTCGGCCGAGATAGGCAGCCGTCATCCGGGACCCTGCTTCATCCACGCACGACGACGGCGAGCCAGCGGGCCCCGGCTGAAGCCCGGGGTGACGGAGGATCAGCGCGTTACCGTCACCGTGCCCGGATGGTGCTTGTCGAGGTAGCGCTTGATCCGCTTCACGTTGCGGGTGTTGGAACGGTACATCAGGTCGGCGGCGTCGCCGATCAGCGGCACCATGCCGAGCATCGCGTCGAACCCGACCCGCGCCGTCATGCGCGCGAGCGCCAGCCTGCCCATGCCCAGGTTGCGCGCCTCCCACACGATCCACATGCCCATCGCCGCGGCGGCCAGGTCGCCGACGACCGGCACCAGTCCGATGATCGCGTCCAGCCCGACGCGCCGGTTGATGCCGGGGATGACGAACAGCCCCTCGAGCAGCCGCTCCATCGCCTCGACACGCTGGCGGACCGCGGCGGGATCGCGCCCGATCGGCAGGGAAGCGGCGGACAGGCCCGCGGGAAAGGGAGTGGGACGTGCGTTCATGACGCCTAGTTGGTATCGCTGCGCAGCCGGTTCAACGGGTGCCACGCGCGCGTATTGGGCTGCCACTGGCGCAGGCGCAGCGCGACCAGCGACCAGCGGAACGGCCGGCCCAGCGGGATGAAGGCGACGTCGTTCGCCAGCGCGGCATCGGCCGTGGCGAGGGTCTGCGCGCGCAGCGGCAGCGTATCCGCCAGCCGTGCCGCCTCGATCGCCGCGGCGGCGGTGGCGTCGCACGCGACGCAGGCCTCGGCCAGATACCAGCGCGCGCTGTCATACGGGGCGACGCGGTCGATCAGCCGCAGGTCGGCTGCGGGGTCGTCCGCCGCCAGGCGCACCGGGCGGATGCCGATGGCGTAGAGATCGCGCGCGATCCGCGCCCAGAGCAGCGTCCCCCCCGGCCCACCGGGCAAGGCGATGCCGAGGCGCGGTACGCCGTTCGACGCCCGCCACCGTGCGACGACCGAACGCGCCGCGGCGACGCGCTGCTCCACCGGGATCGTCGCCCATAGCGGAACGGCGGGGGCGAGGGCGGAATCGAGCTGCTCTGGCAGCACGGTGTCGCGGGCGACCCACTCCGGCGAGATGGCCGTGGCCAGGTCGGTGCGGTCGATCGCCTGTGCCACGGCGGCGCGGTGCGCCGCGTCCGCGAGGAAGCCGTCGCGGCGCGCCACCGCCAGCCCGAACAGCCCCGCGGCGGGATCGATGCGGATATTGGCGGGAGCGGGATTGGCGGCCTGTAGCATCGGCCAGTCGGCGATCGTGCCGCCGACGACGAGATCCGAATCGCGCTCGACGAAGCGGACGATCGCGCTGGCGGCGCGCTCGCCGCGCAGCAGCACCTCGTCCTCGGGAGCGGGGCGCGCTTCGTCGGGATCGCGATCGGGGTCGACGGCGGGGACCAGCAGCAGCGCGGCGCCGCGCTCCTCCTTGCGGCGGAACGGCCCCGCACCGCCGGCCGGGCGGGCGCGGATCAGCGCCAGCTCGGGCTGGGCGAACAGCTTGAGCAGGTCGGGGCGCGGGCGCGACAGCTCGATCTCGATCACCTCCGGCGTCATCTCGACGATCGACGACACCGCGCTGAGATAGGGCGCGAGATCGTTGTTCGATGCGGCGGCGATCTGGCGGCGCAGCAGCGCCACGACCTCGCCCGCGCGGACGGCGGCGCCATCGGGCCAGCGCGCGTTGCGCAGGCGGAAGATGTAGCTCATGCCCTCGTCGGTGACGATCCAGCGCTCCGCGACGCCGGGCTCGATCTGACCGGCGGCGTCGAACCGCACCAGTCCCTCCGCCAGCGCGTCGGTCAGCACGCGGTCGCCCGTGGGCAGCGCGGAGCGCGATCGGTCCGCCAGCGCGGGCGCGCCGCCGATGACGCTGGCGACCACCGGGCCGA
The sequence above is drawn from the Sphingomonas adhaesiva genome and encodes:
- a CDS encoding DUF4112 domain-containing protein — protein: MNARPTPFPAGLSAASLPIGRDPAAVRQRVEAMERLLEGLFVIPGINRRVGLDAIIGLVPVVGDLAAAAMGMWIVWEARNLGMGRLALARMTARVGFDAMLGMVPLIGDAADLMYRSNTRNVKRIKRYLDKHHPGTVTVTR
- a CDS encoding ABC transporter substrate-binding protein, which codes for MSLTRSRRRAVAPIAALATLLAVASCGRRPDVGPVVASVIGGAPALADRSRSALPTGDRVLTDALAEGLVRFDAAGQIEPGVAERWIVTDEGMSYIFRLRNARWPDGAAVRAGEVVALLRRQIAAASNNDLAPYLSAVSSIVEMTPEVIEIELSRPRPDLLKLFAQPELALIRARPAGGAGPFRRKEERGAALLLVPAVDPDRDPDEARPAPEDEVLLRGERAASAIVRFVERDSDLVVGGTIADWPMLQAANPAPANIRIDPAAGLFGLAVARRDGFLADAAHRAAVAQAIDRTDLATAISPEWVARDTVLPEQLDSALAPAVPLWATIPVEQRVAAARSVVARWRASNGVPRLGIALPGGPGGTLLWARIARDLYAIGIRPVRLAADDPAADLRLIDRVAPYDSARWYLAEACVACDATAAAAIEAARLADTLPLRAQTLATADAALANDVAFIPLGRPFRWSLVALRLRQWQPNTRAWHPLNRLRSDTN